The following is a genomic window from Hymenobacter monticola.
GCGTTTGGTGCGATGGGAGCGGCGCGAAGGTAACGAAAAGCGGCGCTAGGAGTTTAAAGCTGGCAATGACTGGAGTAGAGACGCATATTTGCGTCTCCTCGCCTGCGCAATTCGTTTACCGACTTCGGCAGTCAGGTGCTGACCATTCAACGACGAGACGCAACTACGCGGCTCTACTCATTCTTTCTAACCCTACATTTCCCGCATGAAAAACAACCTGACCCGCCCGGCGCTGCTCGCGGCGGCCCTGGCCGGCAGCTTCGGCCTCTATTCCCTCACCAGCCGGCCCACGGCTGTGGTGGCCGACCCCAATAACGCCGGCCTGAAGCTGCCTGCCGGCTTCGGCGCGCTGGTGGTGGCCGAAACCGGCGGCCGCGCCCGGCACCTCACCGTCACGCCCCAGGGCACCATCTACGTGAAGCTGAACCGGGCCAAGGACGGCAAAGGCATCCTGGCGCTGAAGCCCACGACCGGCGGCAAAGCCACCGTGACAAGCGGCTTCGGCAGCTACGGCGGCACGGGCATTTACGCCAAGGACGGCTACCTCTACGCTTCGTCGGACGAGGACGTGTACCGCTACAAGCTGGACGCGAAAGGCGAGGTGACCAACCCCGCGCAGCCCGAAAAGATTGTGCGCGGCCTGCTGAGCCGCGGCGAGCACGAAAGCAAATCTATCGTGCTCGACAACGCCGGCAACCTCTACGTGAACGTGGGCGCCTACTCCAACTCCTGCCAGGTGAAAGACCGGGAAAAGGGCTCGATGGGCCAGCAGAACTGCCCGATTCTGGATTCGGCGGGCGGCATCTGGCAGTTTCGGGCCGACAAGCTGAACCAGCAGTACGGCAACGGCACGCGCTACGCCACCGGCCTGCGCAACGTGGTGGGCCTCGACTGGAACGCGCAGGCCAACCAGCTTTTTGTGATGCAGCACGGCCGCGACCAGCTGCACGACATCTTCCCCACGATGTACACCACCAAGCAGTCGGCCGAGCTGCCTGCCGAGTGCCTCTACGCCCTCACCAAGGGCGCCAACGCCGGCTGGCCCTTCCTGTACTACGACCCCGTGAAGAAACAGAAAATCCTGGCCCCCGAGTACGGCGGCGACGGCCAGAAGCTGGCTGATGCCAAGTACCTGGACCCCGCTGCGGCCTACCCGGCCCACACCGCGCCCAACGGCCTGCTGTTCTATACCGGCACCATGTTTCCGGAGAAGTACCGCAACGGCGCCTTCATCGCCTTCCACGGCTCCTGGAACCGGGCGCCCGAGCCCCAGAAAGGCTATTACGTAGTGTTTCAGCCCTTCAAAAACGGCAAGCCCAGCGGCCCGTGGGAAGTGTTTGCTGACAACTTCGCCGGCTCGGCTGAAAAAGTGGCCAGCGGCCGTGCCGACCATAAGCCCTG
Proteins encoded in this region:
- a CDS encoding PQQ-dependent sugar dehydrogenase, translating into MKNNLTRPALLAAALAGSFGLYSLTSRPTAVVADPNNAGLKLPAGFGALVVAETGGRARHLTVTPQGTIYVKLNRAKDGKGILALKPTTGGKATVTSGFGSYGGTGIYAKDGYLYASSDEDVYRYKLDAKGEVTNPAQPEKIVRGLLSRGEHESKSIVLDNAGNLYVNVGAYSNSCQVKDREKGSMGQQNCPILDSAGGIWQFRADKLNQQYGNGTRYATGLRNVVGLDWNAQANQLFVMQHGRDQLHDIFPTMYTTKQSAELPAECLYALTKGANAGWPFLYYDPVKKQKILAPEYGGDGQKLADAKYLDPAAAYPAHTAPNGLLFYTGTMFPEKYRNGAFIAFHGSWNRAPEPQKGYYVVFQPFKNGKPSGPWEVFADNFAGSAEKVASGRADHKPCGLAQGPDGSLYVSDDKAGTIYRIVYNQK